In sulfur-oxidizing endosymbiont of Gigantopelta aegis, a single window of DNA contains:
- a CDS encoding carbonic anhydrase, with the protein MSKSLILALSLLTTTLSVSSALASSGSHWGYEGKMGPANWAQLTPENGACAGKNQSPINLTGFIESDLKAIDFSYRAGGNEILNNGHTVQVNYAKGSSMKIDNIQFNLLQFHFHAPSENHIMGKSYPLEAHFVHADKEGNLAVVALMFEEGKENSALAGAWSQMPAHAGDKSVMKTTADANKILPASKDYYRFNGSLTTPPCSEGVRWFVMKEAVSASKEQIHAFEKVMHHGNNRPIQATNARPLLK; encoded by the coding sequence ATGTCTAAGTCTCTCATTTTGGCACTATCACTTTTAACTACTACTTTATCTGTAAGTTCAGCGTTAGCATCTAGCGGTTCGCATTGGGGATATGAAGGAAAAATGGGTCCTGCAAACTGGGCTCAATTAACACCTGAAAACGGTGCTTGTGCTGGCAAAAATCAATCACCGATTAATTTAACCGGTTTCATTGAATCTGATCTAAAGGCCATTGATTTTTCTTACCGGGCCGGTGGCAATGAAATTCTCAACAATGGTCATACTGTGCAGGTCAATTATGCTAAAGGCAGCAGCATGAAAATTGATAATATTCAATTTAACCTGCTACAGTTTCACTTCCATGCCCCTAGCGAAAACCACATCATGGGAAAATCTTATCCTTTAGAAGCACATTTTGTTCATGCGGATAAAGAGGGCAACTTAGCCGTCGTCGCACTCATGTTTGAAGAAGGTAAGGAAAACTCAGCCTTAGCAGGTGCATGGTCACAAATGCCTGCTCATGCCGGTGATAAATCAGTCATGAAAACTACTGCTGATGCCAATAAAATATTACCTGCCAGCAAAGACTATTATCGCTTTAATGGTTCATTAACCACACCACCTTGTTCAGAAGGCGTCAGATGGTTTGTGATGAAAGAGGCTGTCAGTGCTTCAAAAGAGCAAATCCATGCTTTTGAAAAAGTCATGCATCATGGCAATAATCGCCCAATCCAAGCAACCAATGCTCGTCCTCTCTTGAAGTAA
- a CDS encoding YaiI/YqxD family protein: MQIWVDADACPVVVKEILFRAAKRTEVLVTLVANQHIQTPPSDFIKFIRVAAGFDVADNEIVKRANVGDLVITSDIPLAAEIIEKGAHALNPRGELYSASSIKSILNMRDFMDTMRSSGVQTGGPPPLSQSDRQAFANHLDTFITRHIQSR; this comes from the coding sequence ATGCAGATTTGGGTTGATGCAGACGCCTGCCCCGTGGTCGTCAAAGAAATTTTATTTCGCGCTGCCAAGCGCACAGAAGTATTGGTGACACTAGTCGCTAATCAGCATATACAAACACCGCCCTCTGACTTTATTAAATTCATTCGTGTTGCAGCAGGCTTCGATGTCGCAGATAATGAGATCGTTAAACGCGCCAATGTGGGCGATTTAGTCATCACCAGTGATATTCCTCTGGCCGCTGAAATCATAGAAAAGGGTGCTCATGCACTTAATCCCCGTGGCGAACTCTATTCTGCCAGCAGTATTAAATCCATTTTAAATATGCGTGATTTTATGGACACCATGCGCAGTAGTGGTGTACAAACCGGTGGGCCTCCACCACTCAGCCAAAGTGATCGACAGGCCTTTGCCAATCACCTAGATACTTTTATCACACGTCACATTCAATCACGTTAA
- a CDS encoding NADPH-dependent FMN reductase, protein MKIAIISGSHRRQSQSLKVANHIQTVLNVSGVETWLYSLEDNPLPLWDEGVWDGAQNWVDLLTPLQEQLRSCDALVVITPEWHGQVPAGLKNFFLLFGKNEFSHKPAMIVSVSSGIGGSYPVAELRMSSYKNSRLCYIPEHVIIRDVETVLNEDKSKNDERSDPYIRERLIWALNILQEYGKALKLVRDSGATETDKFGNGM, encoded by the coding sequence ATGAAAATAGCGATTATCAGTGGTAGTCATCGACGCCAGTCACAAAGTCTAAAAGTAGCCAATCATATCCAAACCGTGCTCAATGTCAGTGGTGTTGAGACCTGGCTCTATAGCCTAGAAGACAATCCTCTACCCCTATGGGATGAAGGTGTGTGGGATGGAGCGCAGAACTGGGTCGATTTATTAACACCCTTACAAGAACAACTCCGTTCTTGTGATGCCTTGGTTGTTATTACGCCCGAATGGCATGGTCAAGTGCCTGCTGGCTTGAAAAACTTCTTCCTATTATTCGGAAAAAATGAGTTTTCTCATAAACCAGCCATGATTGTTTCCGTTTCATCGGGTATAGGTGGTAGTTATCCAGTGGCTGAATTGCGTATGAGTAGCTATAAAAACTCCCGTCTATGCTATATCCCTGAGCATGTCATTATTCGAGACGTAGAAACAGTATTAAATGAGGACAAAAGCAAAAATGATGAACGCTCCGATCCCTATATTCGTGAACGCCTGATATGGGCTTTGAATATTTTGCAGGAATACGGTAAGGCTCTAAAACTGGTGCGAGATAGTGGTGCTACTGAAACCGATAAATTTGGCAATGGTATGTAG
- a CDS encoding phosphoribosylaminoimidazolesuccinocarboxamide synthase, with product MVPILFDTDLKSLPLIHRGKVRDIYAVGDDHMLIVTTDRLSAFDVILPSAIPGKGAILTSVSNFWFQYFNDTVPNQVSDMSLEEAIPDATERDLVAGRATIVKKLKALPVEAIIRGYIIGSGWKDYQNTGSICGIQLPQGLQLADKLPEAIYTPSSKAAVGEHDENIDFDATIALIGEDLAQQIKTVSLELYTRAAEYALPRGIIIADTKFEFGVDSDNNLTLIDEALTPDSSRFWLAEAYQPGSSPQSFDKQYVRDYLETLDWDKTAPGPELPDDVVKNTSDKYAEALDRLTKPQ from the coding sequence ATGGTTCCTATACTCTTTGATACCGATTTAAAAAGCCTGCCTCTGATCCATCGAGGCAAAGTCAGGGATATTTATGCGGTCGGGGATGATCATATGCTGATTGTCACCACCGACCGCTTATCTGCCTTTGATGTTATTTTACCTTCTGCTATTCCAGGCAAGGGGGCTATTTTAACCTCGGTGTCTAATTTCTGGTTTCAATACTTCAATGACACCGTGCCCAATCAAGTCTCGGATATGTCCTTAGAAGAGGCTATTCCTGATGCCACTGAGCGTGATTTAGTTGCTGGGCGTGCAACTATCGTCAAGAAACTTAAAGCCTTGCCCGTGGAGGCGATTATACGTGGTTATATCATTGGCTCTGGCTGGAAGGATTATCAAAATACCGGTTCTATTTGTGGTATCCAATTGCCTCAAGGCTTGCAACTCGCAGACAAGCTACCTGAAGCCATCTACACACCGTCAAGTAAGGCTGCGGTTGGTGAACATGATGAAAACATTGATTTCGACGCAACGATAGCACTTATTGGTGAAGACTTAGCGCAGCAAATCAAAACTGTTAGCCTTGAATTATACACCCGTGCGGCCGAATATGCTTTACCACGTGGCATTATTATCGCTGATACTAAGTTTGAATTTGGTGTCGATAGTGATAATAATTTAACCTTAATTGATGAAGCGCTCACCCCCGACTCATCTCGCTTCTGGTTAGCTGAAGCCTATCAGCCCGGTTCAAGCCCACAAAGCTTTGACAAACAATATGTACGTGACTATCTGGAAACACTGGATTGGGATAAAACAGCACCCGGCCCTGAATTACCTGACGATGTGGTAAAAAACACCTCAGACAAATACGCAGAAGCCTTAGACAGATTGACCAAGCCCCAATAA
- a CDS encoding DUF1015 domain-containing protein has translation MNFDKIGLQVPEILLPNKDVDLYKWSVVACDQYTSQPDYWEQAKTTTENQPSTLNVIFPEVFLEDSDGDERIKNINNNMQQYLDDEILVPMSQKGFVLVDRKTSQAPSRKGLVVAIDLEQYDFNKGSQTLIRATEGTIVDRLPPRIKVRQDAAIELPHIMVLIDDPQRTVIEPLFEQNPTALYDFELMMNSGHLKGYAIDTPELIQQVADALENLASPEVFAKKYNAEGKDVLLYAMGDGNHSLATAKAIWEKIKQDVTDTQSVMDNPARYALVELVNIHDEGLQFEPIHRVIFNVNPEQLLKDMQAHFSGNCSICRCDNEAEMKQRAQVANIENIHIVPFNDISGYGYIQIENPVFTLELATIESFLNDYLDNNGGKVDFIHGDDVVNELGVKEGNMGFFFPPISKHSLFKTIIFDGALPRKTFSMGEADEKRFYLEARKIK, from the coding sequence ATGAATTTTGATAAAATCGGTCTACAAGTGCCAGAAATTTTATTACCGAATAAAGACGTTGATTTATATAAATGGTCAGTCGTTGCCTGTGACCAATATACCTCTCAGCCTGACTATTGGGAGCAAGCCAAAACCACAACTGAAAACCAACCTTCAACGTTGAACGTTATTTTTCCTGAAGTCTTTCTTGAAGATAGCGATGGTGATGAACGTATTAAAAACATCAACAATAATATGCAACAATATCTTGATGATGAGATTTTAGTCCCTATGAGCCAAAAGGGCTTTGTTCTAGTGGACAGAAAAACCTCACAGGCTCCATCAAGAAAAGGCCTGGTGGTTGCTATCGATCTAGAGCAATATGATTTTAATAAGGGCTCACAAACCTTGATTCGTGCTACTGAAGGGACGATTGTTGATCGTCTGCCACCACGGATTAAAGTACGTCAGGATGCCGCTATCGAATTACCACATATCATGGTTTTAATCGATGATCCTCAACGGACAGTCATCGAGCCTCTGTTTGAACAAAATCCCACAGCACTTTATGACTTTGAATTAATGATGAATAGTGGTCACCTCAAAGGCTATGCCATTGATACCCCTGAATTGATCCAACAAGTTGCTGATGCACTTGAAAATCTTGCTTCACCCGAAGTCTTTGCCAAGAAATATAATGCTGAGGGAAAGGACGTACTGCTTTATGCAATGGGTGATGGCAATCATTCCTTAGCCACGGCCAAAGCGATTTGGGAAAAAATTAAACAGGATGTGACTGACACTCAAAGCGTTATGGATAATCCCGCTCGCTATGCCTTAGTTGAGCTTGTTAATATCCACGATGAAGGTCTGCAATTCGAACCCATTCACCGGGTCATTTTCAATGTTAATCCGGAACAATTATTAAAAGATATGCAGGCGCATTTTTCCGGTAACTGCAGCATTTGTCGTTGTGACAATGAAGCTGAAATGAAGCAACGTGCTCAAGTTGCTAATATTGAAAATATTCATATCGTGCCTTTCAATGACATTTCAGGCTATGGCTATATTCAAATTGAAAACCCTGTTTTTACCTTAGAACTAGCGACCATCGAATCATTTCTTAATGATTATCTGGATAATAACGGCGGCAAAGTTGATTTTATTCATGGCGATGATGTGGTCAATGAACTGGGCGTTAAAGAAGGCAACATGGGCTTCTTCTTCCCTCCGATTTCTAAACATAGCTTATTCAAAACTATTATCTTTGATGGTGCTCTACCCAGAAAAACTTTTTCGATGGGTGAAGCCGATGAAAAGCGTTTTTATTTAGAAGCTAGAAAAATAAAATAA
- the tsaA gene encoding tRNA (N6-threonylcarbamoyladenosine(37)-N6)-methyltransferase TrmO yields MPDNTERQFTFNTIGIVHSCYKDKFAIPRQARLVAAATASIELIAPYNDIEITRGLDEFSHLWLSFIFHRHVGKGWNTTVKPPRLDGKERFGVLATRASFRPNPIGLSLVEMDSIEQKNGKLLIHVKGADLLDQTPIIDIKPYIPYADSIPDAKGGFTDRINEQVLNICFSAEAEKGRAQASLKYPHIKEFIEQLLGLDHRAYYYKKIDKTYSTKVYDYDLKWTINDTKVLVKSLEGL; encoded by the coding sequence ATGCCGGATAACACGGAACGACAATTTACCTTTAATACAATCGGTATTGTTCATTCCTGTTATAAAGATAAATTTGCCATTCCTAGACAAGCACGTTTAGTCGCTGCTGCCACTGCAAGCATTGAACTCATTGCACCTTATAACGACATTGAAATAACACGAGGACTGGATGAATTTTCCCATCTTTGGTTAAGTTTTATTTTTCATCGTCATGTCGGCAAGGGCTGGAATACGACTGTGAAACCACCCAGGTTAGACGGTAAAGAACGTTTCGGTGTGCTGGCAACAAGGGCTAGCTTTCGTCCCAACCCCATTGGCCTATCTCTAGTTGAAATGGATTCGATAGAGCAAAAAAATGGTAAGTTATTGATTCATGTAAAAGGTGCAGATCTGCTGGATCAAACCCCCATCATCGATATTAAACCCTATATTCCCTATGCTGATAGTATTCCCGATGCGAAGGGTGGCTTTACAGATCGGATTAATGAACAAGTACTGAATATTTGCTTTTCTGCCGAAGCTGAAAAAGGCCGCGCACAAGCCAGTCTTAAATATCCCCATATCAAAGAGTTTATCGAACAACTATTGGGCTTGGATCATCGGGCTTATTATTATAAAAAAATTGATAAGACATACTCAACCAAAGTTTATGACTATGATTTAAAGTGGACGATTAATGATACCAAGGTGTTGGTTAAGAGCTTGGAAGGATTGTAG
- a CDS encoding 5-(carboxyamino)imidazole ribonucleotide synthase, giving the protein MILPGKTLGMLGGGQLGRMFVMAAHAMGYHVIVLDPDPDSPAGRIADEHIHASYSDHWAIEQLAKNCDAITTEFENIPAETLKKLEQSVPVRPSSAAVEIAQNRIAEKTFLADNGFETARFFPIYEKEDIEFALSQIGGTAILKVASFGYDGKGQAIVNNVDEAVSTFEAMGSVHCVLEEKVNLASEISVVLARGHDGVITCYPIGENHHVNGILEYTAVPSSMPKRILDMAINDASDFAEKLAYCGIMAVEFFFTTDERLLINEVAPRPHNSGHYSIDACKTSQFEQQVRMLCGLPAGSVELLSPVVMFNILGDIWSNGEPDWAQLLSNPNVKLHLYGKREARAGRKMGHFTCLGNSTSDLLQETRRLANVLPKP; this is encoded by the coding sequence ATGATTCTACCAGGCAAAACACTTGGCATGCTTGGCGGTGGCCAACTGGGAAGAATGTTTGTAATGGCGGCACACGCTATGGGCTATCATGTAATTGTGCTCGATCCCGATCCGGATAGTCCAGCAGGTCGCATTGCAGATGAGCATATTCATGCATCCTATAGTGATCATTGGGCCATTGAACAACTGGCTAAAAATTGTGATGCGATCACCACTGAATTTGAAAATATCCCTGCTGAAACATTAAAGAAATTGGAGCAATCTGTCCCTGTACGACCTTCTTCAGCAGCCGTTGAAATAGCACAGAATCGTATTGCAGAAAAAACTTTTCTGGCCGATAACGGTTTTGAAACGGCACGATTTTTTCCTATTTACGAAAAAGAAGATATTGAATTTGCTTTATCACAAATTGGTGGTACAGCAATTTTAAAAGTGGCCAGTTTTGGTTATGACGGCAAGGGTCAGGCCATAGTAAACAACGTAGACGAAGCGGTAAGTACATTTGAAGCAATGGGCTCAGTGCATTGTGTGTTGGAAGAAAAAGTTAATTTAGCCTCGGAAATTTCTGTGGTCTTGGCACGTGGTCATGATGGTGTAATTACCTGCTATCCCATTGGTGAAAATCACCATGTTAATGGTATTTTGGAATACACGGCTGTGCCCAGTAGTATGCCTAAGCGTATTCTTGATATGGCCATTAATGATGCCTCAGACTTTGCTGAAAAACTGGCCTATTGTGGCATTATGGCGGTGGAATTTTTCTTTACTACAGATGAACGTTTATTGATTAATGAAGTGGCACCAAGACCTCATAATAGTGGTCATTATAGTATTGACGCCTGTAAAACTTCTCAGTTTGAACAACAGGTGAGAATGCTCTGTGGTCTGCCTGCCGGGAGTGTTGAGCTTTTATCTCCGGTGGTGATGTTTAATATTCTTGGTGACATCTGGAGTAATGGTGAGCCGGATTGGGCACAGTTATTATCCAATCCTAATGTAAAACTACACCTCTATGGTAAGCGTGAAGCACGAGCGGGTCGTAAGATGGGGCATTTTACCTGTCTGGGTAATTCTACTTCTGACTTATTGCAGGAAACACGCCGATTAGCTAATGTATTACCCAAGCCTTAG
- the purE gene encoding 5-(carboxyamino)imidazole ribonucleotide mutase: MSNENSTPVVGVVMGSNSDWEVMKNTCQQLKDLGIAYEAKVVSAHRTPDLLFQYAEQARGRGIKCIIAGAGGAAHLPGMLAAKTTIPVLGVPVNSRYLKGMDSLLSIVQMPKGIPVATFAIGEAGAANAGLYAASILSVTDESIADKLQAFRDKQAETVLKMDLPAL, encoded by the coding sequence ATGAGTAATGAAAACAGCACGCCGGTTGTTGGCGTAGTCATGGGAAGCAATAGTGATTGGGAGGTAATGAAAAATACCTGTCAGCAACTTAAAGATTTGGGAATTGCTTATGAAGCTAAGGTGGTTTCTGCCCACCGGACGCCGGATCTGTTATTTCAATATGCTGAACAGGCGCGTGGACGTGGGATAAAATGTATCATAGCCGGTGCAGGTGGTGCAGCACATTTACCGGGTATGTTAGCAGCAAAAACCACCATCCCTGTCTTGGGAGTACCGGTGAATTCTCGTTACTTAAAAGGTATGGACTCATTGCTTTCTATTGTACAAATGCCTAAAGGCATACCTGTGGCAACTTTTGCGATTGGTGAGGCAGGTGCAGCAAATGCAGGTTTGTATGCTGCGTCTATACTCTCTGTTACAGATGAATCAATTGCTGATAAACTACAAGCCTTTAGAGATAAACAGGCTGAAACTGTTTTAAAAATGGATTTACCTGCATTGTAG
- the fba gene encoding class II fructose-bisphosphate aldolase (catalyzes the reversible aldol condensation of dihydroxyacetonephosphate and glyceraldehyde 3-phosphate in the Calvin cycle, glycolysis, and/or gluconeogenesis) — protein sequence MALISMRQLLDYAAENSFGLPAFNVNNMEQVHAIMQAADETDSPVIMQGSAGARSYAGEPFLRHLIEAAVEMYPHIPVVMHQDHGSEPAVCLRSIQSGFTSVMMDGSLMADMKTPSSFEYNVDTTLEVVKMAHAGGVSVEGELGCLGSLETGMMGEEDGHGAEGKLDLDMLLTDPEEAATFVKETGVDALAIAIGTSHGAYKFTKEPEGDVLRIDRIVEIHNRIPDTHLVMHGSSSVPQDWLEIINNFGGDMGQTYGVPVDEIVEGIKNGVRKVNIDTDLRMASTGSVRQFLAENTANFDPRKFLKASTAAMKGICKARYEAFGAAGHASKIKVQTLETMISRYASGELDPKIS from the coding sequence GTTTAACGTGAACAACATGGAACAGGTCCACGCCATCATGCAAGCTGCAGATGAAACAGACTCTCCAGTGATTATGCAGGGATCAGCCGGTGCGCGTTCCTATGCAGGCGAACCATTTCTTCGTCACCTTATTGAAGCAGCTGTTGAAATGTATCCACACATTCCTGTTGTTATGCATCAGGATCATGGTTCAGAGCCAGCAGTTTGCTTACGTTCTATTCAGTCTGGATTCACATCAGTCATGATGGATGGTTCTTTAATGGCTGACATGAAGACCCCTTCTAGCTTCGAATACAATGTTGATACTACCCTTGAAGTCGTTAAAATGGCACATGCTGGTGGTGTTTCTGTTGAAGGTGAGCTAGGTTGTTTAGGTTCATTAGAAACTGGCATGATGGGTGAAGAAGATGGTCATGGTGCTGAAGGTAAATTAGACCTTGATATGTTGTTGACTGATCCTGAAGAAGCAGCCACTTTCGTTAAAGAAACCGGCGTTGATGCTTTAGCAATCGCAATTGGTACTTCTCATGGTGCTTACAAGTTCACTAAAGAACCTGAAGGCGATGTCTTACGTATTGATCGGATTGTTGAAATTCACAATCGTATCCCTGATACTCACCTTGTGATGCATGGTTCTTCTTCAGTGCCTCAGGACTGGTTAGAAATCATCAATAACTTCGGTGGTGACATGGGTCAGACCTATGGTGTACCGGTTGATGAAATCGTTGAAGGTATCAAGAATGGCGTACGTAAAGTAAATATCGATACGGATTTACGTATGGCTTCTACGGGGTCTGTTCGTCAGTTCCTGGCTGAAAATACTGCAAACTTCGATCCTCGTAAATTCCTTAAGGCTTCTACAGCGGCAATGAAGGGTATTTGTAAGGCACGTTATGAAGCATTTGGTGCTGCAGGTCACGCATCTAAGATTAAGGTTCAAACTTTAGAAACTATGATCAGTCGCTATGCAAGTGGTGAACTTGATCCTAAAATTTCTTAA